The genomic segment TGTTCAAGCCTGGCTTTATGATTATCTTCAGCTAAAGCTTGAATTTGTTCACAATCAAAAAAGAAATATGGAATATAGTCTTGAGGTAAATGTTCATTAAGAAATTCCTGGGCTTTATCTTTTTCTAACTCCTCTTTAAGAAATGAGGCATTGATACTCAACCTTGAGTCGTATGAATTCTTGCCGGATAAGAGCCATGATCGTTCCACCGTGACTATACCATTTTTTTCCTTCCACTGAATACGGATACCGAAATGTTTTTGGCCCAGCTCTCGAGCTTTTCGGTTCATAATCCCCAGCCATTTATCTCCCTGACCCAAAACATAAAACCGTTCACTAATTTTCCATCCTGTATGAATAAGACGTAATGATTCAACAGGACCGCAAAAAAGTAGCTTTACACTATTTATAAAGCTGGTTTTTCCATATCCATTGCGGCCTGAAATCACTGCAACATTGCCTTTATTTTTGGGCATTGTTAAATCAAATTCTGTTTCGCCATAATAAGAAAAAAGATTGTTAATATATATTTTTTCAAATAACATAATTCGGATCTGCCAATTCTTCCTGGGTTATAGCTTTTTCCAGAGCATCAGCTATGTCTTTTTGCAAATTTCTTTTTGCTCCTCGTATTTCCATTGAGGGATATTTTTCCGATACCAGGTAAAGCAGTTTAGTAATTAAATCAGGAGATAATTCATAGTCAGCCATTAAAGAATCCAAGATTTTCTTTTCTTTGGATTGAATTTTAATTTCCTCGGTTTTTTCAATTTTTTTGTCATATTTATTTGATAGTTCAATAGCTGTTTCTCCCAAATCAAAATCTTGGGACCAAATATTCTGAATATATGAAATTTCAGCATTTGATATAAGCAGTATGCCGACTTCCTGTTCAGTATCAAAAAGATTTTTTAATATTGTTTTTCGGGCTTCAGGTGTAAATGGCCCAGGGCCTTTGGTTTTATTACGTCTTACCTGCATCCGCATCTGAGGATCTTCCCGAATTTCTTTTAACCAGTTACGGAAATTATTTAAAGGCTGCATCCATTCTTCACCTGAGCGGATAAACCCCTGCATGGATAAATCCTTTTTCACAACAGTACATGTCCAGCATCCGAAACGGCTGCCGCCACATGATGGTGTCAAAAGGTCAAGTATAAACGGACATTCATCTCCACTAGCCTGCCTATAAAGTTTTAGCATAAAATCATGGGATTGCCCCCATGGTGGAGGATTATTTTGTATTAGATAATCCCATACATGATCCGTAGTCCATTCAGCAATAGGAGTGGCTACCAGTGCGTTGGGAATTTCACTATGTGAATTGAGTGTAACCAAAATTAAGCACAAACTTTTTCTTTTATATTAAGGGAATTATAATCATCCGCTATAAAGTCTTTTTCTCTAACCTGACTTGTAAAAAATTCCCAGTAACTATCCCAATCCTTACTTTTAACAACAGATCTTAATCTTAAAACTGACTCTGCCCCGTTAATACCCCACCTGGCTCCGGAAATTTCCATTCTGTCTTTGACCACATGACTGCAAGCTGATTCAACAACTCCAGTTCCTATTGGATAGCCTTTAGCCAAATACTCATCATATTTCATGTACTCCCTGTGATTTTTAAAATATGTTATAACTTTTTTGAACTTTTCCTGATGAGACTTCTTCTTCCATTTCTTTTTCTGCATTTCTGTCTGAAGTTCCATAATATATGATGAAATTTTTCCTTCCAATATAAGTTTTAATTTTTTATATACATATTTCTTCGCATCCTCACTACCTTCTTTATACATCATGTGAGCTATCAGCCAGATATACTCTAAAACATGAATAATATCAAGGATACAAACCTTGTTTGAAATATCTTTGAAAACAGTTTTTAACTGTTCCCAAAGGTACAATGAGCCGTCCATAAGGCAGAGCAAAGGTGTCTTGGAAAAATTCTCATTCTTTACTTCATCATAAATTTCTTCCATCACTTCTTTCTTAGGTTTTGCTATACTGGCGATATATCTGATGTTTTGAGCTTTTTCCTGTTTATTTTCAGTCTCACTTTCTTTTTTCTCAGGATATACCAGGTTATTAGCAACATCATCGGCAGTTCGTATATTTGCGTTAATGTTGTATTTGGCTCCTACCAAAGATTCCTTCTTTTTTTGTTTTTTCTTTCCTTTACCTTGCCTCCCTGTAATCTTTGCAGCTTCCTTTTTTATCATCGGAACTCCTTTGCCATCAAAGCTCACTGCTGTATAGTCTTTCTTTTCTTCATGCTCCTTAAGTGTTTTTCCGAGTTCGTAAAATTCTTCATAGCAGGATGAACTCTCACCGGAAATTGTTTCAGATGCAGAAATGGAAACCTGCTGACCGAAAAATTTTTTAACAAAAATAACGCCTTCTGAATAAGCATCTTTAATATTCAACAAATTAAACATTTCTGATAAAAAATATGAATAACATCGAATCGGCAGATTCAATAAAATATCCAAAGGAGCAAAAGTTTTATTGTCTGTATGATACAAATATCGGGAAATCTTTATTTTTCCGAAAATTGAAAAATATGTCTTTTCACTCGTTCTTCCTCGCTTTGCCTGCCCTTGCGCTGTTTCAATTGTTTTTCCATAATCTCCTTGATTCTGACTTGCAAAATACAGTTTCAGCAAAAAAAGACCGAGTTCCAACAGTCGTTTGAAGATCATGGATTCAGTTTTATGAGCTTCCAGGCTCTTACTATTTACAACTTCAGATATAATAAGGTTGAATTTTGCTTTGCTTTCACTTATATATTTTTCAACATTAGAAGCTTGTTGGATATGTTCAGTCCTGTCGGCAATATTTATCACTTTCATTATATTTTCTCCTCCTGTGTGTTTTAATTTTTATGCAGGAAGAATCATAATAAAAAAAAGATAGTTTTGCCAATTTATTTTAAACTATTTGTAATTTCAGATAATAATGTATGTTCTATTTTGGTTACACTCATGTGAATTTAATCCCCTGGTACTGTAATCTCGTTTATCCATGCGCTTTTTGCGCTCTCTGCTTTCAGATTTTCTGGTTCCCAATAATAATATTACACTTCCAAATTCATGAATAATTTCAAGTATAATTCGGCGAGATGGTCTGATTTTTATGTGGCTTGTACACCAGCGAAACCATCGTGTAGGTGATGGATAACCTTTTCCAATCAGGTTTCCCCAAAAGCTTTCTTCTGGTTTTGGCTGAACTATTATTACTTTTAAAGGCAATAAATCAGTTTTTGCCTGCTCTTCAACTATACTAAGAGTCTTATGAAGATACTGGCTGATATTTGGCGGTTCTATACATGTATCTGTTGATACAACAAAAATATTCTTATGAGCTTTATCTTTTAAATCCGACAACATTTCATAAACAAGTTGTAAAAGCAAAGTTGAATCTTTTCCACCTGAAAATGCAACCACCCAGGGACGTTCATCTGCAAAATATAAGGATTCAAGATATTTTTTTGTGTTTATAGTATGTTGGTCTCTTTTATCCATAAATAATCTCTCTGTTGATCATTCTCAAATCCATTAAAATTGTTTTGTACATTGCTCATATCTGTAGCATTAAAGTAATAAAGACTGCAAGTATATATCAGGTGATTTAATCTGTAATATTCCGATACCAAAAGGTCTGTTTCAAAATGAAATAATTGTAAACTGCGGACGCTCTATGTTGAAGAGATTTCAAATGGAAGGACAAACCCTGGAAAATGAAGTTGTTAAAGACAGATTGTTACTTACTTATTGAATTTTTCCATTCTTTATAATTTAAATTGCTGCCCTTAAGCTTCCATGAAAAAGGACCGCTTGCATTACCCCCCATTATAACTGATGCTGCTGTTGTAGGGCTGTTAAATTTATAATTCTTGGAAAAAATATATTTATTCTCTTCCAAAGGCTTTAAAATACCATCATCAATCAACTTAGTACGAAGCCCAAAAAAATTGTCATTTTTTCGTTTTTTTTCAAAACAAATAGATCCTTTTTTCACGATGAAAGAATCATCATTGTCTGCAAATGCAGAAGCATAAACACAACGTCTATTATCTCTTAGTTCAAAAATTATTTTAGCTGCCATTTGTTTTATATAATAATGTTAAGTATTTTTATTAAGTGATAAATATCAGTATATAAAACAAGTATGAAATGATCAAGTGTTAATATTCGACGTTTCAAAAATAGCCAAATAAAGACCTGGGCAAAACTTGTTTTATGAATCTCTCAACTTCACTACTTATCTGTTTTTTTCATTCAGGAGCATCATAAGTACCTCATCAAAAATTTCATAACATCCGTAGGGGCAGGCCCCTGTGCCTGCCCTTGCAGCGAGGGCAGCCACAGGGGGCTGCCCCTACAATATGTTACAAAATTTATGTGCAGGTGCTTAATTGTTCAATGCCCTGCATTCTGTAATCAGTTCTCTGATTTTATTTGGTGACAATCCCCGGTTTTAAAACCTGCTTCAAACAATCTGGAAAAACTCTTGAGCCTGACAGGGATTATCTGAAGCGGCAGTTTGCTGTCAAAATTCCTGCTGCAACATTTATTGCCTTTATTTTGAGAATGAAAACAACTTTTGTTACAGCTATAAATTGTTATCTTGAATATTAGGCTATTTTTTTATATCATAATTTCTAATTATAGCTTGTCGCAAGTGAAATGATATTTGAGATTTTAATCCAGATATTTAGGGATTTTCCCTAAAATAATATACCCACATTTGGATTTGAGGCTTAGGCGTTATGCTGTTATTTCTCTGGTATTTAAGCGGCTCTGGTGGGGAAGAATGCTATAAAGATCATCATGCAGATAATTTTCCTGTTTCCATACAGCAGGCTTAAAATAAGGATTTCTTATATGCAGAAAAAATTCAATGACACAGGGCTGTGTATTCCTGGACGGCATTATATGGTAGATATTTCCGGTAAAATTGAGCAGATATTCCAGCTTGTCAAGTCAGGGGAATATTTTGTCGTCAACCGCCCCCGCCAGTTTGGCAAAACAACAACTTTGATGTTATTAAGCAGATACTTGAATATGAAGGATGATTATCTTGCTTTGAATATCAGTTTTGAGGATATAGATTCTGATACGCATAAAAACCAGGAACGCTTTGTTTCCGAGATTCTCATAATGCTGACTAACAGCTTTAAATTCTTAAATTTACCTGAAGCTGCTGACTTTATTGAACAGGAGATTGAAACTGCAAAAAGCTTCTTGTCTCTCTCACGTATTATAACTAGGCTGTGCAGGGATATATTAGCTGATAAATCAATTGTGCTTGTTATTGACGAAGTTGATAAAAGCTCGGATAACCGGTTATTCCTGGATTTTATCGCCATGCTGCGGAAAAAATACCTGGAAAGGGATATTGGACACGACTATACCTTTAAATCAGTAATCCTTGCTGGTGTGCATGATATAAAAACCTTGAAATCCAATATCCGGCAGGATGATGAAAGAAGATACAACAGCCCCTGGAATATTGCAGTAGATTTTGAAGTGGATTTGAGCTTTAATCCCAGTGAAATTATGACAATGATAGAAGATTATGCCAGGGAAAAAGGCATAAGCCCTGAAATCTCCTCTATTGCTGAAAAACTCTATTATTACACATCAGGTTATCCCTATCTGGTCAGCAAACTATGTAAATTCATTGATGAAAAAATCATAGCCGGCCGCATGGATAAAAACTGGTATCCCGGTGATGTTGAAACATCGTTTAAAATGATTGTTGATGAGGCATATACAACTACATTATTTGACAGTCTTATAAAAAACCTTGAAAATAACAAAAACCTTTATGATAACGTGTTTCATATTGTAATTAACGGCAGAAAGATTCCCTTTAATATTACAGTACCTGTAATAAATCTTGGACATTTATACGGTATATTTACCCCGTCCCCTGAAGGCTGCAAAATTCACAACCGTATTTTTGAACAGCGCATATACAGCTATATGATAACCAAAATGCTGACCTCAAATCCAGAACACCTGATGTCAATTCAGCCGGACTATTACACGGATCACGGTCTGAATATAAAACTTATCCTGCAAAAATTTCAAACCTTTATGAAAGAGCATTATTCAAAACATGATGCAAAGTTCCTGGAAAGAGAGGGACGCCTGCTGTTTTTATCTTTTCTCAGACCCATTATTAACGGCAAAGGTTTTGATTTTAAAGAGCCGAATGTATCTGAAGAAAGGCGCATGGATATTGTTATTACATTTTTGGACAATCGCTATATAATAGAATTGAAAATCTGGCACGGCTCCAAATATCATGAACAGGGTTTGAAGCAGTTGAGCGATTATCTTGAAACCTTTTCCCTGAAACAGGGGTATCTCCTGATTTATGATTTTAATAAAAATAAGGAATATAAACAGGAAAACATTAGTTTTGAGGATAAACAGATTTTTGCGGTATGGGTATAGAAAACTTGTTAAAAGTAATATTTTTTACCATAGAAGTAAATAAAATTACTATAATATTCCAAGATAAAATATTTTTTCTTTATATAACCTGTTTATTATAAAAGCAATATTCAAATATTTACTTCTTGGCACGCTTGCTGCATTAAGATAAACTGCCTTATGAACGACTTAACACAAATAGGAGATAAATAATGCAGCAGGTACTTATCTTTTTAGGAATTATAGGGATCAAAATTATATTTTCTGCTCTTGCAGAGACTGTAAAAGACGATGCTGGTTATAGAATTGAAGTTAAACTGGATGAATTTAACGATCATGCTCTTAATTCAGCGAAAAATTTTTACAACATTCACCATGATAAAATATCCCAGGAACAAAAACAGCGTTTTGAGGAAATCCTGAAAAGTCTTCAATAATTCATATCTCAAACAGGAGGTTTCACAATGAAAAATTTTATGCTCCCTGCTGTAATTGGCGGCAAAGGTCTTGATTTGGCAAATAACATTACTTCAGGTGTAAATCAGCGATCTGCATTCCGTCTTCAGGCTCAGTATAATATAGAACTTGCACAATTGCAGCTTGTGTCAAAGGCTATGGATATTGCTGCCGGACATATTGCAGAAGAAAATCACCGGAAAGCAATAAAGCTTGAGATGAAAGACCGCCAGGAAAGGCATGAGCAATATATGGACACAATGGATGCTTTTCAGAAAGGGGTAAAAGAATTCCG from the Desulfonema limicola genome contains:
- a CDS encoding phosphoadenosine phosphosulfate reductase family protein, with protein sequence MDKRDQHTINTKKYLESLYFADERPWVVAFSGGKDSTLLLQLVYEMLSDLKDKAHKNIFVVSTDTCIEPPNISQYLHKTLSIVEEQAKTDLLPLKVIIVQPKPEESFWGNLIGKGYPSPTRWFRWCTSHIKIRPSRRIILEIIHEFGSVILLLGTRKSESRERKKRMDKRDYSTRGLNSHECNQNRTYIII
- a CDS encoding ISKra4 family transposase — translated: MKVINIADRTEHIQQASNVEKYISESKAKFNLIISEVVNSKSLEAHKTESMIFKRLLELGLFLLKLYFASQNQGDYGKTIETAQGQAKRGRTSEKTYFSIFGKIKISRYLYHTDNKTFAPLDILLNLPIRCYSYFLSEMFNLLNIKDAYSEGVIFVKKFFGQQVSISASETISGESSSCYEEFYELGKTLKEHEEKKDYTAVSFDGKGVPMIKKEAAKITGRQGKGKKKQKKKESLVGAKYNINANIRTADDVANNLVYPEKKESETENKQEKAQNIRYIASIAKPKKEVMEEIYDEVKNENFSKTPLLCLMDGSLYLWEQLKTVFKDISNKVCILDIIHVLEYIWLIAHMMYKEGSEDAKKYVYKKLKLILEGKISSYIMELQTEMQKKKWKKKSHQEKFKKVITYFKNHREYMKYDEYLAKGYPIGTGVVESACSHVVKDRMEISGARWGINGAESVLRLRSVVKSKDWDSYWEFFTSQVREKDFIADDYNSLNIKEKVCA
- a CDS encoding AAA-like domain-containing protein; this translates as MQKKFNDTGLCIPGRHYMVDISGKIEQIFQLVKSGEYFVVNRPRQFGKTTTLMLLSRYLNMKDDYLALNISFEDIDSDTHKNQERFVSEILIMLTNSFKFLNLPEAADFIEQEIETAKSFLSLSRIITRLCRDILADKSIVLVIDEVDKSSDNRLFLDFIAMLRKKYLERDIGHDYTFKSVILAGVHDIKTLKSNIRQDDERRYNSPWNIAVDFEVDLSFNPSEIMTMIEDYAREKGISPEISSIAEKLYYYTSGYPYLVSKLCKFIDEKIIAGRMDKNWYPGDVETSFKMIVDEAYTTTLFDSLIKNLENNKNLYDNVFHIVINGRKIPFNITVPVINLGHLYGIFTPSPEGCKIHNRIFEQRIYSYMITKMLTSNPEHLMSIQPDYYTDHGLNIKLILQKFQTFMKEHYSKHDAKFLEREGRLLFLSFLRPIINGKGFDFKEPNVSEERRMDIVITFLDNRYIIELKIWHGSKYHEQGLKQLSDYLETFSLKQGYLLIYDFNKNKEYKQENISFEDKQIFAVWV
- a CDS encoding DUF4357 domain-containing protein, which gives rise to MAAKIIFELRDNRRCVYASAFADNDDSFIVKKGSICFEKKRKNDNFFGLRTKLIDDGILKPLEENKYIFSKNYKFNSPTTAASVIMGGNASGPFSWKLKGSNLNYKEWKNSISK